Proteins found in one Desulfovibrio sp. genomic segment:
- a CDS encoding MerR family transcriptional regulator produces the protein MSDHTPDNTYRIGEVAELLDLKTHVLRFWETEFPQLAPLRTGKGQRLYTEENVALLRRIRQLLHEQGMTIEGARRVLAGSAVVDESLPERVAAVPDPDFMRMLQRELTSLRRLLSEK, from the coding sequence ATGTCGGACCACACGCCCGACAATACCTACCGCATAGGTGAGGTCGCGGAACTGCTCGACCTCAAAACCCATGTGTTGCGCTTCTGGGAAACAGAGTTTCCCCAGTTGGCGCCGCTGCGCACCGGTAAGGGGCAGCGCCTGTACACGGAAGAAAACGTGGCCCTCTTGCGTCGTATCCGGCAGTTGCTGCATGAGCAGGGCATGACCATTGAAGGCGCGCGCCGCGTACTTGCAGGCAGCGCCGTGGTGGATGAAAGCCTGCCCGAACGTGTGGCGGCGGTGCCGGACCCGGATTTTATGCGCATGCTCCAGCGGGAGCTGACCTCGCTGCGCCGTCTGCTCAGCGAAAAATAG
- the pheT gene encoding phenylalanine--tRNA ligase subunit beta, translating to MLLSLSWLREFTPYEGTAEALGDRLTMLGLELEDISRPYDAISSIVVGHVVSCDNHPESDHLHVCKVDAGQGELLDIVCGAPNVAAGQKVPVALVGTKMPDGMMIKKAKLRGAPSFGMICSERELGLTEDHTGIMVLPESFVVGKPLVEQLELDREVLDISITPNRADCLSVLGLARETALACNLPLSIPELPLELDSGAEVLVPIDIDDPEHCWLYSGRVITGVKIGPSPMRLRHRLHAVGVRPISNIVDVTNYILFEYGQPLHSFDMDKLEGGRIVVRRAQEGDIFTTLDGQERALTSADLCIRDGARAVALAGVMGGLNSEISDASTNVFLESAVFKPATIRKTSRRLGLSSEASYRFERGIDQQRTVWALDRACAMMAAVSGGRVQRGLSINEPRPFKAASIEFRPARADSLLGVQLGADFDEKVLTGMGCNVDKGESSPVWRVSQPSWRPDLTREADLIEEVGRVHGLDTIAPVLPAIARNLDRAGEPESRYGFWSRLKHWGAGLGLNEAVNYSFVGHKDMDHLAMPREGRISIMNPLSAEQDALRTALAPGLMYDLRNNLAQGAQGLRLFELANIFEADAASETTARETGMLGVLLYGARYDTAWPQAEGDMDYADLKGVVENLLHYLHLGAPSYELAPEHAFLLPCVNVFVNGRAVGFMGRVKPAMADEYHARKDVWLAEMNLDILRELHDAATVRFAPLPVYPPVRRDITVTAGPGLKVADITAHVQGLKLPLLDEVALVDCFEPKTEQGGEPVRNLTFRLTFRHAERTLKDTEVDKEREKVAQSLVSALGVKI from the coding sequence ATGCTGCTCTCACTTTCATGGCTGCGTGAATTTACTCCGTATGAAGGAACGGCTGAGGCGCTGGGCGACCGCCTGACCATGCTCGGCCTTGAGCTGGAAGATATCAGTCGGCCCTACGATGCCATAAGCTCCATTGTGGTGGGGCATGTGGTTTCGTGCGACAATCATCCGGAATCCGACCACCTGCACGTCTGCAAGGTGGACGCCGGACAGGGCGAGTTGCTTGATATCGTTTGCGGCGCGCCCAACGTGGCTGCGGGCCAGAAAGTGCCTGTGGCCCTTGTGGGCACCAAGATGCCCGACGGCATGATGATCAAAAAGGCCAAACTGCGCGGCGCGCCCTCTTTTGGCATGATCTGCTCCGAGCGCGAACTGGGCCTGACCGAAGACCACACCGGCATCATGGTGCTGCCCGAAAGCTTTGTGGTGGGCAAACCCCTTGTGGAGCAGCTTGAGCTTGACCGCGAAGTGCTGGATATTTCCATCACGCCCAACCGCGCCGACTGCCTTTCGGTTCTTGGCCTTGCGCGTGAAACTGCCCTGGCCTGCAACCTGCCTCTCTCCATACCCGAGCTGCCGTTGGAGCTGGACTCTGGCGCGGAAGTGTTGGTTCCCATTGATATTGACGACCCCGAGCACTGCTGGCTGTATTCCGGCCGCGTCATCACGGGCGTCAAGATCGGGCCTTCGCCCATGCGCCTGCGCCACCGCCTGCATGCCGTGGGTGTGCGCCCCATTTCCAATATCGTGGACGTGACCAACTACATTCTGTTTGAATATGGTCAGCCCCTGCACTCCTTTGACATGGACAAGCTGGAAGGTGGCCGCATCGTGGTGCGTCGCGCGCAGGAAGGCGACATCTTCACAACGCTTGACGGGCAGGAGCGCGCGCTCACCTCTGCCGACCTCTGCATCCGCGACGGCGCGCGTGCGGTCGCCCTTGCTGGCGTTATGGGCGGCCTGAACAGCGAAATTTCCGATGCCAGCACCAATGTGTTTCTGGAAAGCGCGGTCTTCAAGCCCGCCACCATCCGCAAAACATCGCGCCGTCTGGGCCTCTCGTCCGAGGCATCCTATCGCTTTGAGCGCGGCATAGACCAGCAGCGCACCGTGTGGGCGCTTGACCGCGCCTGCGCCATGATGGCCGCCGTCAGCGGCGGGCGCGTGCAGCGCGGCCTTTCCATCAACGAACCCCGCCCCTTCAAGGCGGCAAGCATTGAATTCCGCCCCGCGCGGGCCGATTCCCTGCTGGGTGTGCAGCTTGGCGCGGACTTTGACGAAAAGGTGCTCACCGGCATGGGCTGCAATGTGGACAAGGGCGAAAGCAGCCCCGTGTGGCGCGTGAGCCAGCCCTCCTGGCGGCCCGACCTCACCCGCGAGGCTGATTTGATTGAAGAAGTGGGCCGCGTGCACGGGCTGGATACCATTGCCCCCGTGCTGCCCGCCATTGCCCGCAACCTCGACCGCGCTGGCGAGCCTGAATCGCGCTATGGATTCTGGTCGCGCCTCAAGCACTGGGGCGCTGGCCTCGGTCTCAACGAAGCCGTGAACTACAGCTTTGTGGGCCACAAGGACATGGATCATCTTGCCATGCCGCGCGAGGGCCGCATTTCCATCATGAATCCGCTCTCGGCGGAGCAGGACGCCCTGCGCACCGCGCTGGCACCGGGCCTCATGTACGATCTGCGCAACAACCTCGCCCAGGGCGCGCAGGGTCTGCGGCTGTTTGAACTTGCCAACATCTTTGAAGCTGACGCCGCTTCTGAAACCACCGCCCGCGAAACGGGCATGCTGGGCGTGCTGCTGTATGGCGCGCGCTACGACACGGCCTGGCCCCAGGCTGAGGGCGACATGGATTATGCCGACCTCAAGGGCGTGGTGGAAAACCTGCTGCACTATCTGCACCTTGGCGCGCCCAGCTATGAACTGGCTCCGGAACACGCCTTTTTGCTGCCCTGCGTGAACGTCTTTGTGAATGGCCGCGCGGTGGGCTTCATGGGACGGGTCAAACCCGCCATGGCCGACGAATACCACGCCCGCAAGGACGTGTGGCTGGCTGAAATGAACCTCGACATCCTGCGTGAACTGCACGATGCCGCCACGGTGCGCTTTGCGCCCCTGCCAGTGTATCCTCCCGTGCGACGCGACATTACCGTGACCGCCGGGCCGGGCCTCAAGGTGGCCGACATTACTGCCCACGTGCAGGGGCTCAAGCTGCCCCTGCTGGACGAAGTGGCCCTGGTGGACTGCTTTGAACCCAAGACGGAACAGGGCGGGGAACCCGTGCGCAACCTGACCTTCCGGCTCACGTTCCGCCATGCGGAGCGTACCCTCAAGGATACGGAAGTGGACAAGGAGCGGGAGAAGGTGGCACAGTCGCTTGTAAGCGCTCTGGGCGTGAAAATTTAA
- a CDS encoding translation initiation factor IF-2, producing MPSVMSPIDCSNARMRAGRLTGLPVCLALLCLLAASLLPGSPCWLAADEAQAASAYTPRHSGMDAPGEPKRIESLPSKNAGRTAEGGMGYTDAYGNTIDDRQPEEKPAPKRPRPGAYGVGAGQSERYERPLPDPQNQTPAWSFK from the coding sequence ATGCCCAGCGTTATGAGCCCCATAGATTGCAGCAATGCCCGCATGCGCGCAGGTCGCCTCACGGGGCTGCCCGTATGCCTTGCGCTGCTGTGTCTGCTGGCGGCATCCCTGTTGCCCGGCAGCCCGTGCTGGCTGGCGGCGGATGAAGCTCAGGCCGCCTCAGCCTACACCCCGCGCCATTCGGGCATGGACGCCCCGGGCGAACCCAAACGCATCGAATCCTTGCCCAGCAAGAACGCAGGGCGCACGGCAGAGGGCGGCATGGGGTATACGGACGCTTACGGCAACACCATTGACGACCGCCAGCCGGAAGAAAAACCCGCTCCCAAGCGTCCCAGACCCGGGGCCTACGGTGTGGGCGCGGGCCAGAGCGAGCGCTACGAGCGCCCACTGCCCGATCCGCAAAATCAGACTCCTGCCTGGAGTTTCAAATAA
- the pheS gene encoding phenylalanine--tRNA ligase subunit alpha: MDLISALESLVPELEKGLGQASSLDALEALRVDVLGRKGRIAQIMAQLPSLAPAERPAVGQTANSVKERCNALFEARKAALEAGREAEALRRFDPSVPGRAPWRGSLHPTTLVTEEICQIFQGLGFDVASGPEVEIDYYNFEALNMPPEHPARDMQDTLYVTEKVLMRTHTSPVQARTMLARKPPLAVIAPGKVYRRDSDLTHTPMFHQIEGLMVGEGISMAHLRGTLTAFVRAVFGAETQVRFRPSFFPFTEPSAEVDISCCMCGGKGHIGDAPCRVCKTTGWVEILGCGMVDPAVFEAVGYPADVSGFAFGMGVERVTMLKYGIGDLRMFFENDVRFLGQFAR; encoded by the coding sequence ATGGATCTGATTTCTGCACTGGAAAGCCTGGTTCCCGAACTTGAAAAAGGTCTGGGCCAGGCTTCTTCGTTGGATGCCCTTGAGGCTTTGCGCGTGGATGTTCTGGGCCGCAAGGGCCGCATAGCCCAGATCATGGCCCAGTTGCCCTCGCTGGCCCCGGCAGAGCGCCCCGCCGTGGGCCAGACCGCCAACAGCGTCAAAGAACGCTGCAACGCCCTGTTCGAAGCCCGCAAGGCCGCTCTTGAGGCCGGGCGCGAGGCCGAAGCCCTGCGCCGTTTCGATCCTTCCGTTCCCGGTCGCGCACCCTGGCGCGGCAGCCTGCATCCCACCACCCTGGTGACGGAAGAAATCTGCCAGATTTTTCAGGGTTTGGGCTTTGACGTGGCTTCCGGCCCGGAAGTGGAAATCGACTACTACAATTTTGAAGCCCTGAACATGCCGCCCGAGCATCCCGCCCGCGACATGCAGGATACCCTGTATGTCACCGAAAAGGTGCTCATGCGTACGCACACCTCGCCCGTGCAGGCCCGCACCATGCTGGCGCGCAAGCCTCCACTGGCCGTCATTGCCCCCGGCAAGGTGTACCGGCGCGACAGCGACCTCACCCACACCCCCATGTTCCATCAGATCGAAGGCCTCATGGTGGGCGAGGGCATCAGCATGGCCCATCTGCGCGGCACGCTCACGGCCTTTGTGCGCGCGGTTTTTGGCGCGGAAACCCAGGTGCGCTTCCGCCCCAGCTTCTTCCCCTTTACCGAACCTTCGGCAGAAGTGGACATCTCCTGCTGCATGTGCGGCGGCAAGGGGCACATTGGCGACGCGCCCTGCCGCGTGTGCAAAACAACGGGCTGGGTTGAAATTCTTGGTTGTGGCATGGTTGACCCTGCCGTGTTTGAAGCCGTGGGCTATCCTGCGGATGTCAGCGGCTTTGCCTTTGGCATGGGTGTGGAACGCGTGACCATGCTCAAGTACGGCATCGGCGATCTGCGGATGTTTTTTGAAAACGATGTGCGCTTCCTTGGCCAGTTTGCCCGGTAG
- the rplT gene encoding 50S ribosomal protein L20 yields MRVKRGLASHRRHKKYLSAAKGFRGGRSRLYRTAREAVERSMQYSYVGRKQRKRDFRTLWILRINAGARLSGLSYSRFMHGLKQAGIELNRKVLADLAVYHKDDFAKIVDLAKAALN; encoded by the coding sequence ATGCGTGTGAAGAGAGGTCTTGCAAGTCATCGTCGTCATAAAAAATATTTGAGCGCAGCCAAGGGTTTTCGTGGTGGTCGCAGCCGTCTGTACCGCACCGCGCGCGAGGCTGTGGAACGCTCGATGCAGTACTCCTATGTGGGCCGCAAGCAGAGGAAACGCGATTTCCGCACTCTGTGGATTCTCCGCATCAACGCCGGCGCGCGTCTGAGCGGTCTTTCCTACAGCCGCTTCATGCACGGTCTCAAGCAGGCTGGCATTGAGCTGAACCGCAAGGTTCTGGCTGACCTTGCCGTGTATCACAAGGACGACTTCGCCAAGATCGTCGATCTGGCCAAGGCCGCTCTGAATTAA
- the rpmI gene encoding 50S ribosomal protein L35 yields MPKIKTRRSAAKRFSQTGSGKFKRRRQNLRHILTKKAASRKMRLGQSTLVDQTNEKAVRRMLPNG; encoded by the coding sequence ATGCCCAAGATCAAAACCCGGCGTTCCGCCGCCAAGCGTTTTTCGCAGACCGGCAGCGGCAAGTTCAAGCGTCGCCGCCAGAACCTGCGCCACATTCTGACGAAGAAGGCCGCCAGCCGCAAAATGCGCCTGGGTCAGTCCACCCTGGTGGATCAGACCAATGAGAAGGCTGTGCGCCGGATGCTGCCCAACGGCTAA
- the infC gene encoding translation initiation factor IF-3 — protein sequence MRFRRDMPQDGVRRNEMIRAREVRVIAADGEQLGILQRNDAIDRAKEAGMDLVEVASTSEPPVCRIMDYGKFKYEQQKKKQEAKKRQAVVQIKEIKVRPKTDDHDYETKVRHIRRFLEEGDRCKITVFFRGREIVHKDRGMAILERVVQDLADIAKVDQEARAEGRTLQMMLVPKKQS from the coding sequence ATGAGATTCCGTCGCGACATGCCGCAGGACGGCGTGCGTCGCAACGAGATGATCCGCGCCCGTGAAGTGCGCGTGATCGCCGCCGATGGCGAGCAGCTTGGAATTCTGCAACGCAACGATGCTATTGACCGGGCCAAAGAAGCCGGCATGGATCTTGTGGAAGTGGCTTCCACTTCTGAACCGCCCGTTTGTCGCATAATGGACTACGGCAAGTTCAAGTACGAACAGCAGAAAAAGAAGCAGGAAGCCAAAAAGCGGCAGGCCGTGGTGCAGATTAAGGAAATCAAGGTTCGTCCCAAAACCGACGACCATGATTACGAAACCAAGGTCCGCCACATCCGCCGTTTTCTTGAAGAGGGTGACCGCTGTAAGATTACGGTGTTTTTCAGGGGCCGCGAAATTGTGCATAAAGATCGCGGTATGGCCATTCTTGAACGGGTTGTGCAAGACCTTGCCGATATCGCCAAGGTGGATCAGGAAGCCCGCGCCGAAGGCCGCACCTTGCAGATGATGCTGGTGCCCAAAAAGCAGTCGTAG
- the thrS gene encoding threonine--tRNA ligase: MEVRVEGQMVEAGDSVASVLQKALSGKKFKAAVAARADNGALLDLSAPLPAGCAELAPVYADSPEGLQMIRHSTAHVMAAAVKRLFPTAKVTIGPSIDTGFYYDFDVEKPFSSEDFPAIEAEMQRIADAREPFTCKVLPKAEAIEVFHNMGEAYKVELIESIDADTVSLYTCGDFTDLCRGPHVPHTGFAKAAKLMSVAGAYWRGDEKNRMLSRIYGTAFADQKALDAYLKQLEEAKRRDHRKLGRDLKLFTFKEDVAPGMVFWLPRGMMVRTILEDFWRREHLKRGYEIVQGPQLLRVETWQKSGHYDHYRENMYFTQIEEDTYGVKPMNCISHMLIYGNELHSYRDLPQRYFELGVVHRHEKSGVLHGLLRVRQFTQDDAHILCAPEQLEGEILEVIHLIRDLMNLFGFQYKVAVSTRPESSIGTDEAWELATNALTKAVEKAGLPYEINEGDGAFYGPKIDVRLLDCIGREWQCSTIQVDFTLPERFDLTYVGQDGEKHRPVMVHRAIMGSLERFIGILVENFAGALPTWLAPEQARLLTVTEAGDEATLKMCEELKAMGIRATADTRNEKLGFKVREAQLAKVPYILVVGEKEVQAGGANVRLRNGDNMGLKSVAEIAALIRTDAEEPFKQGGMRYSFA; encoded by the coding sequence ATGGAAGTCCGTGTGGAAGGGCAGATGGTGGAAGCCGGTGACTCCGTAGCTTCTGTCCTGCAAAAAGCCTTGAGCGGCAAAAAGTTCAAGGCGGCTGTGGCCGCGCGCGCCGATAACGGCGCTCTGCTGGATCTTTCCGCACCCCTGCCTGCTGGCTGCGCCGAGCTTGCGCCCGTGTACGCCGACTCGCCCGAGGGGCTGCAGATGATCCGCCATTCTACCGCCCACGTCATGGCGGCGGCGGTCAAGCGTCTCTTCCCCACTGCCAAGGTCACTATTGGCCCTTCCATTGATACTGGCTTTTACTACGACTTTGACGTGGAAAAGCCCTTTTCCAGTGAAGATTTCCCCGCTATTGAAGCGGAGATGCAGCGTATCGCCGATGCGCGCGAACCCTTCACCTGCAAGGTGCTGCCCAAGGCGGAAGCCATTGAAGTATTCCACAATATGGGCGAAGCCTACAAGGTTGAGCTGATCGAAAGCATCGATGCCGACACGGTGTCGCTCTATACCTGCGGAGATTTTACGGATCTGTGCCGTGGCCCTCACGTGCCGCACACGGGTTTTGCCAAAGCGGCAAAACTCATGAGCGTGGCCGGGGCCTATTGGCGCGGTGATGAAAAGAACCGCATGCTTTCGCGTATTTACGGCACTGCCTTTGCCGACCAGAAAGCTCTGGACGCCTACCTGAAGCAGCTTGAAGAAGCCAAACGCCGCGACCACCGCAAGCTTGGGCGCGATCTGAAACTCTTCACCTTCAAGGAAGATGTGGCCCCTGGCATGGTCTTCTGGTTGCCCAGAGGCATGATGGTGCGTACCATTCTTGAAGACTTCTGGCGGCGCGAACATCTCAAGCGCGGGTACGAAATCGTGCAGGGGCCGCAGTTGCTGCGCGTGGAAACGTGGCAGAAATCCGGCCACTACGACCACTACCGCGAAAATATGTATTTTACGCAGATCGAGGAAGACACCTACGGCGTCAAGCCCATGAACTGCATCTCGCATATGCTCATTTACGGCAACGAGCTGCACAGCTACCGCGATCTGCCCCAGCGCTATTTTGAACTGGGCGTGGTGCACCGCCACGAAAAGAGCGGCGTGCTGCACGGGCTGTTGCGCGTGCGCCAGTTCACGCAGGACGATGCGCATATTCTGTGCGCGCCCGAGCAGCTTGAGGGCGAAATTCTTGAGGTCATCCACCTTATCCGCGACCTCATGAATCTCTTCGGCTTCCAGTACAAGGTTGCCGTTTCCACCCGGCCCGAGAGCAGCATCGGCACGGACGAAGCGTGGGAGCTTGCCACCAACGCGCTCACCAAGGCTGTGGAAAAGGCCGGACTGCCCTACGAGATCAATGAGGGCGATGGCGCGTTTTACGGCCCCAAAATTGACGTGAGACTGCTTGACTGCATTGGCCGTGAATGGCAATGCTCAACGATACAGGTTGATTTTACCCTGCCGGAACGTTTTGACCTCACCTATGTGGGGCAGGACGGCGAAAAGCACCGCCCGGTCATGGTGCACCGGGCCATCATGGGGTCGCTTGAGCGGTTCATCGGCATTCTCGTTGAGAACTTTGCCGGTGCGCTGCCCACATGGCTTGCGCCCGAGCAGGCCCGCCTGCTTACCGTGACGGAAGCGGGCGACGAAGCCACTCTCAAAATGTGTGAAGAACTCAAGGCGATGGGCATTCGCGCCACCGCCGATACCCGCAACGAGAAACTGGGCTTCAAGGTGCGCGAGGCGCAACTGGCCAAGGTTCCGTATATTCTGGTGGTGGGGGAAAAAGAAGTGCAGGCGGGCGGCGCCAATGTGCGCCTGCGCAATGGGGACAATATGGGGCTCAAATCCGTAGCGGAAATCGCCGCGCTGATCCGGACGGACGCCGAAGAGCCTTTCAAACAAGGAGGGATGCGCTATAGCTTCGCCTAA
- the trmFO gene encoding methylenetetrahydrofolate--tRNA-(uracil(54)-C(5))-methyltransferase (FADH(2)-oxidizing) TrmFO, with protein sequence MQIMSIAVVGGGLAGCECALHLARAGHSVTLFEQKPGHRSAAHISEHLAELVCSNSLRSDELTSGVGLLKAEMRALGSDFMELADAHRVPAGKALAVDREAFARAMTERVAAQANITLVEHQVGSLDDPVLAPFTGEGRAVVLAAGPMASEGLSASLADAVGAKHCYFYDAIAPIVWTHSLNMDVVFRASRYGQENGEADGEGDYLNCPMSRDEYDVFYAALLEAQKVSAHEFEQEKHFEGCMPIEALAERGPRTLTFGPLKPVGFVDPRTGRRPWAILQLRAEKANSETCNLVGCQTKLTQGEQARVFRLVPGMENAEFARFGSMHRNTYVNAPDVLAPDLSLRARPGVYLAGQITGVEGYVESAASGLWLALLLNARARGLELPHPPVESALGGLLNHLRTPVKHFQPSNAHFGLVPELGERARKKDRKALYSARAQETFSEWLVAQREAGII encoded by the coding sequence ATGCAGATTATGTCCATAGCCGTGGTGGGCGGCGGCCTTGCCGGGTGCGAATGCGCCCTGCATCTGGCCCGCGCCGGTCACTCCGTAACCCTGTTTGAACAAAAGCCGGGCCACAGGTCGGCTGCCCATATCAGCGAGCATCTGGCTGAACTTGTATGCTCCAACTCCCTGCGGTCAGATGAACTCACATCCGGTGTGGGCCTGCTCAAGGCTGAAATGCGCGCCCTTGGCAGCGATTTTATGGAACTGGCCGATGCCCACCGCGTGCCCGCTGGCAAGGCTCTGGCCGTTGACCGCGAGGCTTTTGCCCGCGCCATGACAGAGCGCGTGGCGGCGCAGGCCAATATCACGCTTGTGGAACATCAGGTGGGATCGCTGGACGACCCGGTGCTCGCGCCCTTTACGGGCGAGGGCAGGGCAGTGGTTCTGGCTGCCGGGCCCATGGCCTCGGAGGGGCTTTCCGCCTCGCTCGCAGACGCCGTGGGCGCAAAACACTGCTATTTTTATGACGCCATCGCCCCCATTGTGTGGACGCACTCCCTTAATATGGACGTGGTGTTCCGCGCCTCCCGCTATGGGCAGGAAAACGGCGAGGCCGACGGCGAGGGGGACTATCTCAACTGCCCCATGAGCCGCGATGAATACGATGTTTTTTATGCGGCCCTGCTGGAAGCGCAAAAAGTCTCCGCCCACGAGTTTGAGCAGGAAAAACATTTTGAAGGCTGCATGCCCATAGAGGCACTGGCCGAGCGCGGCCCGCGCACCCTGACCTTTGGCCCCCTCAAACCCGTGGGGTTTGTGGACCCGCGCACAGGCCGCAGGCCCTGGGCCATTCTGCAACTGCGGGCAGAAAAGGCCAACAGCGAAACCTGCAACCTTGTGGGCTGCCAGACCAAGCTGACCCAGGGCGAGCAGGCGCGCGTGTTCCGGCTGGTGCCGGGCATGGAGAATGCGGAGTTTGCGCGCTTTGGCAGCATGCACCGCAATACCTATGTGAACGCGCCAGACGTGCTGGCCCCGGATTTGTCGTTGCGGGCGCGCCCCGGCGTGTATCTGGCGGGGCAGATCACAGGGGTGGAGGGATATGTGGAATCAGCCGCCAGCGGCCTGTGGCTCGCCCTGCTGCTCAATGCCCGCGCACGTGGCCTTGAATTGCCGCATCCGCCGGTTGAGAGCGCCCTCGGCGGGCTGCTCAATCATCTGCGCACTCCGGTAAAGCATTTTCAGCCCTCCAACGCGCACTTCGGCCTTGTGCCGGAACTGGGCGAAAGGGCGCGTAAAAAAGACCGCAAAGCCCTGTATTCCGCCCGCGCGCAGGAAACATTCAGCGAATGGCTCGTGGCGCAACGTGAGGCTGGCATTATTTAA
- a CDS encoding CD3324 family protein — protein MGYKKATKVLPQHLLRAIQEYVDGEYLYIPRKEENRKHWGETAPNRALRVARNNEMAARRKAGWSVAQLAERYFLSEKAVYKILAALN, from the coding sequence ATGGGCTATAAAAAAGCGACTAAAGTTCTGCCGCAACACTTGTTGCGGGCCATACAGGAATATGTTGACGGGGAATATCTGTACATTCCCCGCAAGGAAGAAAACAGAAAACACTGGGGAGAAACCGCCCCCAACCGTGCCTTGCGTGTTGCCCGAAATAACGAGATGGCTGCCCGGCGCAAGGCGGGCTGGTCTGTTGCGCAACTGGCGGAACGGTATTTTCTTTCCGAAAAAGCGGTTTACAAAATTCTTGCGGCCTTGAACTGA
- the dut gene encoding dUTP diphosphatase, translating into MAPVDIAFVRPGARELYAQGQDDFLAPATSQSAGMDLRACLDTPEALIPAGGRLKVCTGISVQPRAAGIAGFVYSRSGLGARDGITVAQGVGIIDPDYTGEILVFLLNTSGQERRIQNGERVAQLIFQPFVRPRWREVTELSATERGSGGFGHTGR; encoded by the coding sequence ATGGCCCCCGTGGACATTGCGTTTGTGCGCCCCGGCGCGCGTGAGCTCTACGCTCAGGGGCAGGATGATTTTCTTGCTCCTGCCACCAGCCAGTCGGCAGGTATGGATCTGCGCGCCTGCCTTGATACGCCCGAAGCGCTTATTCCCGCCGGGGGCAGGCTCAAGGTTTGCACGGGCATCAGCGTACAGCCCCGCGCGGCTGGCATTGCCGGTTTTGTTTACTCGCGCAGCGGCCTTGGCGCGCGCGACGGCATCACCGTCGCCCAGGGCGTCGGCATCATCGACCCGGACTATACCGGGGAAATTCTGGTGTTCCTTCTGAACACCTCCGGTCAGGAGCGCCGCATCCAGAACGGCGAGCGCGTGGCCCAGCTCATCTTTCAGCCCTTTGTGCGACCGCGATGGCGTGAAGTAACGGAACTGTCTGCCACAGAGCGCGGTTCCGGCGGTTTCGGTCACACCGGGCGCTGA
- a CDS encoding aspartate aminotransferase family protein, with protein MSQAFAAVKAGEESLLCRSYSRYPLAIVRGKGARLWDVDGKEYVDLLAGIAVTALGHCNDEICAALEAQSHKLWHVSNLFYQEEQLELARLLLSTSHHSKAFFCNSGAEANEACIKLARRYMRSVKKRDAYEIITLEGCFHGRTLGSLAATGRESLSNGFTPLPEGFKQVPANDLAAMEAAITPATAAVLVEVVQGEGGIVPLPADYLHGVEALCRKHDILFMCDEVQAGLCRTGKFWAFQTCGLTPDIISMAKSLANGLPMGAMLATDEVAQGFEAGSHATTFGGGALVSAVATKTIEIMLRDKLADRASTLGEHMKAQLAALQQRVPGKIREVRGIGLMLGIELTVPGKDVWEELLRRGFICNLSHGVTLRLLPPLNIEQADLDSFVTTLEDILKTF; from the coding sequence ATGTCACAAGCCTTTGCCGCCGTGAAAGCCGGGGAAGAGAGCCTGCTCTGCCGTTCCTACAGCCGTTACCCGCTGGCTATCGTGCGAGGCAAGGGCGCGCGACTCTGGGACGTGGACGGCAAGGAATATGTCGATCTGCTGGCGGGCATTGCCGTAACAGCCCTTGGTCACTGCAATGATGAAATCTGCGCCGCCCTTGAGGCCCAGTCGCACAAGCTCTGGCACGTGAGCAACCTGTTTTATCAGGAAGAACAGCTTGAACTGGCTCGGCTGCTGCTCTCTACAAGCCACCACAGCAAGGCCTTTTTCTGCAATTCCGGCGCGGAAGCCAACGAGGCCTGCATAAAACTGGCTCGCCGCTACATGCGCAGCGTGAAAAAGCGTGATGCCTACGAAATCATCACCCTTGAGGGCTGCTTTCATGGCCGCACGCTGGGATCACTGGCAGCCACGGGGCGCGAGAGCCTGAGCAATGGCTTTACGCCCCTGCCCGAAGGCTTCAAGCAGGTTCCGGCCAACGACCTTGCAGCAATGGAAGCCGCCATCACCCCCGCCACCGCCGCAGTGCTGGTTGAAGTTGTGCAGGGCGAGGGCGGCATTGTGCCCCTGCCCGCAGACTATCTGCACGGTGTTGAGGCGCTGTGCCGCAAGCACGACATCCTCTTTATGTGCGATGAAGTGCAGGCGGGCCTGTGCCGTACCGGCAAGTTCTGGGCCTTCCAGACCTGCGGCCTCACGCCCGACATCATCAGCATGGCCAAATCGCTCGCCAACGGCCTGCCCATGGGCGCCATGCTGGCTACGGACGAAGTTGCGCAGGGCTTTGAGGCGGGCAGCCACGCCACCACCTTTGGCGGCGGCGCGCTTGTTTCCGCTGTGGCGACCAAGACGATTGAAATCATGCTGCGCGACAAGCTGGCAGACCGCGCCAGCACGTTGGGCGAGCACATGAAGGCTCAGCTGGCAGCGCTGCAACAGCGCGTTCCCGGCAAAATCCGCGAAGTGCGCGGCATTGGCCTCATGCTGGGCATTGAGCTGACCGTTCCCGGCAAGGATGTGTGGGAAGAACTGCTGCGCCGGGGCTTCATATGCAACCTGAGCCACGGCGTCACCCTGCGCCTCCTGCCGCCCCTGAACATTGAGCAGGCGGATCTGGACAGCTTTGTGACCACGCTTGAAGACATTTTGAAGACTTTTTAA